Proteins co-encoded in one Arachis hypogaea cultivar Tifrunner chromosome 11, arahy.Tifrunner.gnm2.J5K5, whole genome shotgun sequence genomic window:
- the LOC112720603 gene encoding uncharacterized protein codes for MLSTLPSSDPLLPNPFSAAGYANGCFSLWDCPDLFTCSRPTNSPKPVTSSSGSDEPNQPTDEPDRSLDEKPARPYRDMVIDERKRRRMLSNRESARRSRMRKQRHLENLRNQLNKCRVENRELNNRLQFIVHHLNRIRTENQWLRSERTVLWQKLSDFTQILVFQELHPLDHISNIPCMVAMQ; via the coding sequence ATGCTTTCCACTCTCCCTTCTTCCGATCCTCTTCTTCCAAATCCGTTCTCAGCCGCCGGCTATGCCAACGGTTGTTTCAGCCTTTGGGACTGCCCGGACCTTTTTACCTGCTCTAGACCAACCAATAGTCCTAAGCCCGTTACTTCGAGTTCCGGTTCTGATGAACCAAACCAACCCACCGACGAACCGGATCGGTCCCTTGACGAAAAACCGGCCAGACCGTACCGTGACATGGTTATTGACGAACGGAAGCGCCGGCGCATGTTATCGAACCGGGAATCAGCCCGGAGGTCGCGGATGCGCAAGCAGAGGCACCTAGAGAACCTACGGAACCAGTTGAACAAGTGTCGGGTCGAAAACCGGGAACTTAACAACCGGTTGCAGTTCATCGTTCATCACTTGAACCGGATCCGAACCGAAAACCAGTGGCTCCGGTCGGAAAGAACCGTGTTGTGGCAAAAACTGTCCGACTTTACTCAAATCTTGGTTTTCCAAGAATTGCATCCTTTGGATCATATTTCTAACATCCCCTGCATGGTGGCCATGCAATAG